In Coraliomargarita parva, the genomic stretch ATCGAGAAGGGTTTCCTGGAATAAAGTAGCCATGCCACTTCCATAGGCTCCAAGCCATGGAAAGTGAAGGCCAAAAGCGTTCGTCCACCCGATCCCTCAAGGCCACGCAATGAGAAGACAGCCTGCCAACAGCGTGCTTATGCTTCGGGAGCCGCCTCAGCGACGGGCGACTCACCTTCAGATTCCGCCTCCGGAGCTTCCTCCGGCGCAGCAGCAGGCACTTCGGAAAGCCCTTCCTTCAATTCACCGGCGGTCCAGGTCGCGGTTCGCGCACCGTACTGCTCCAGATAGGTATCCATCATCTCTTCAGTCACCTCGGAAGCGGTATTGCCCCACTCCTGGCGGATGTAGGTGATGACCCCGGCGATTTCCTTGGGCTTGAGATTCAGGCCATTGGGACCGAAAGAAGGCATATTGCCATTGAAGGTATTCCCTTCGACTTCGATCGGGCCGCCCAGGCCGTTGATCAGGATACGGGCAACCACTTCAGGATGTCCCTGAACCCACTCGGATCCGGCCAATGGCGGATAGACCCCCGGGATCCCGCTACCCGTCGCTTGGTGGCACTGGGCACACTGGTTCCGGAAGACCTTGGAGCCACGGTCAAAGAGCGAAATCTCCGGACGCGGCGCAGCAGCGGCAGCCGGATCGTAATCCGGATCGAACACATCGGAGCGGAAGTCACCCCCATACTCGATCAGGTACACCCCACCCCAAAAGCAAAGAGCCGCAAAGAGGAAAATCAGCACGATCGGAATCGGTGAAAAACCTTCCGTCGGCTCATCCTTCTCTCGCATCAGCTGGGCGTGCACATCCTGCACCTGTTCGTCTTGCATGGCCGCTTTCTCGAGCGAAGCCTTGCTGTTCGGATTCGGTCCGTTGGTCTGTAAATCGTCGCTCATCACTCAAGAATGGGGGCTTCAGGCAAAC encodes the following:
- a CDS encoding c-type cytochrome — translated: MSDDLQTNGPNPNSKASLEKAAMQDEQVQDVHAQLMREKDEPTEGFSPIPIVLIFLFAALCFWGGVYLIEYGGDFRSDVFDPDYDPAAAAAPRPEISLFDRGSKVFRNQCAQCHQATGSGIPGVYPPLAGSEWVQGHPEVVARILINGLGGPIEVEGNTFNGNMPSFGPNGLNLKPKEIAGVITYIRQEWGNTASEVTEEMMDTYLEQYGARTATWTAGELKEGLSEVPAAAPEEAPEAESEGESPVAEAAPEA